The Gemmatirosa kalamazoonensis nucleotide sequence GCCGACGAAGATCCCCTCCTCGCGCGCGAGCCGCCGGCTCCACTGCATCGCCTCCGGCGCGGGCACCGGGATCACCTGGTCGACGTGCCCGGCGCCAAGGGCGTCACCGGTGAGCTTCGGGATGAAGTCGGGGCTCCACCCCTGGATCGGGTGCGGCTTCCACGCGGGATGGCGCGATGCGCCGGAGCCGTCGGGGTTCCGCTCCTGCGCGGAGCCGCTGCCGACCATCGGCGCGTCGGCCGGCTCGGCCAGCACGACCTTCGTCTCGGGACGCTCCTTCTCGAGCACGCGCGCGACGCCCTTCAGCGTGCCGCCGGTGCCGAAGCCCGTCACCCAGTAGTCGAGCCGCTGGCCGGCGAAGTCGTCGACGATCTCGCGCGCGGTGGTGCGCGAGTGGAAGTCGGCGTTCGCCTCGTTCTCGAACTGCCGCGTGAGGAACCAGCCGTGCGCCTGGGCGAGCTCGATCGCCTTCTTCACCATGCCGATGCCCCCCGCGGGCGCCGGCGTCAGCACGACCTTCGCGCCGAGGAAGCGCATGAGCTTCCGGCGCTCGACGCTGAACGACTCCGCCATCGTGACGACGAGCGGGTAGCCCTTCTGCGCGCACACCATGGCGAGGCCGATGCCGGTGTTGCCGCTCGTCGCCTCGATGACGGTCTGGCCCGGCTTCAACGTGCCGTCGCGCTCCGCGGCCTCGATGACGCCGAGCGCGAGACGGTCCTTCACCGAGCCGAGCGGGTTGAACGCCTCGATCTTGACGTAGAGGTCGACCCCTGGCGGCGCGAGCTTGCTCACCTTCACCACCGGCGTGTGGCCGATGGTCTCGAGGATGTTGGCGTATCTGGTCATGGGCGTACGCTGCCGGTGAAAGGAGGGACCCGGGGCCCGCCGGCGCGGCGCCGGCGGTTTCTCGCGGAGAGTATGGCCCGCGCGGGCTCGCTCGGCCAGCGTCCCTGTGAGCAGCCGCAGCGGTCTCGGCTGCGCGCCTCCCGGACTCCACGTACGGGTTCGTGTGGGACTGAAGAAGGACTCAAGGAGGACTGAAGAAGGAAACACCAACAGAGCTGTTGGTCCTTCTTCAGTCCTTCTTCAGTCCTTCTTCAGTCCTCCATAAACACGTACGTGGACCCCCGCTCGGCGCGCCTAACGGACGGCCGGCGTCAGGACGATCTTGCGGAAGTCGACCCGCCCGTGATCGCCCTGCAGGTAGATCGGCCCCGGCTCGCCCTCGTTCGCGTCCAGCGCACCGCCGGTGGGGCCGGGGATGAGCTGGTCGGCGATGACGGTCTTGCCGTTCAGGACGACGGTGACGCGGCGGCCGACGAGCGTGATGTCGTACGTCTGCCACTCCTCGGGCGCGCGCGCCGCGTCCTCGATCGGCGCGAGGAAGCCGTAGACGCCGCCCACCTCGTCGACGTGCGGGATCGTGCGGCGCTCGCTGTCCTCGATCTGCACCTCGTAGCGGCCGCGCAGGTAGATGCCGCTGTTGCTCCCCTTCGGGTAGCGGAACTCGACGTGCAGCTTGAAGTCGTCGAACTTCCGGTTCGTGACGAGGTTCGCGCCGCCGCCGCCGTTCGTCAGCACACCGTCGGCGACGTGCCACTTGTTCTCGCCGCGCGCCGACCAGCCGGTGATGTCCTTGCCGTTGAACAGCGCGATCGGTGTGCCCCACTTCGGCGTGGGTCGCACGAGATCGGGCGCGCGCACCGCGGTGTAGCTCATGCTCTGGCCGTCGGGCATGGTGAGCGTGCCGGTGAGCTTGTCGCCGGCGAGCGTGCCCTCGACGCGCAGGTCGCCGGTGCCGCGCTCCCACTGCGGCGGGATGGCGAAGCGCACCGTGCCGTTCGCGAACTCCACGCGGCTCACCGGCCGCGCGCTGCCGACGATGGCCACGAAGCGGCCGACGAGCGTGCCGTTGCCGGACGGCATCACCTCGAGCCACGACGGCGCGCTGCCGTTCGGCGTGGCGAGCGTGAAGTCCCAGCGGCCGATGATCGGCGCCTCGCTGTGCTGCGCGGCGGCGTCCGTCGCTCCGCCCAGGATGGCCGCGGCGACGAGCGCGACGAACGGCAGCGTGCGACGTGCGAACGAGGATGACATGTCAGATGGACTCCTCTCGGGTGAGGCCCGCCGCGGCCGCCGCGTCGGCGACGATCTCGCGCTCGGCGCACTCGTGGATCAGCGTGGCGGGCCAGGACGGGTCGTAGCGGTCGGTGCCTAACATACGCGACAGCGTGAGGCGCTTGCCGGCACCCCACACGACCATCGACGCCGCGCGCGACGAGACGATCGTGTCCACGCCGACGCTCACGCCGTGGTGCGGCACAGCGTCGAGCGTGCCGAACGCGGGAAAGGTCTGCAGGTTGTCGCGGCGCGTCTCCTCCGAGAGCGGGATGACGCGCGTACGGCTGTCGCGCGGGCTGCCGGGCGGGTTGAACGCGACGTGCCCGTCGCTCGCGCCCGACGCGAGCAGGAAGAAGTCGATCCCTCCCGCGTCGGCGAGGCGTGCGTCGTAGGCCGCGGGATCGCGCGGATCCGGGAACCACACCGCGTCGTCGGACACGCCTAACGGCCCGGCGATCTCGTGCCGCGCGAAGTGATGGCACGACCACGGCGACTCGGCCGAGGCGTGCGCGAGCGCGTCACCCCGCGGTACGAGGTACTCGTCCATCAGTGCCAGCACGAGGTGGCCGACGTCCTGCCCCGTCTCCGCGCGCCGGCGCGCCATGGCCGAGAAGATCGGCCGCGGCGTGCGCCCCGTCGGGCAGCCGAGCACGAAGCGGCGGCCCGCCAGGCGCGCCTGCTCGATGCGCGCGAGCAGCCGCTCGCCGAGGTCCTCGCCGATCGCCTCGGGGGTCGGCAGGATGCGCAGTGGCGTGCGGCTCACGCGAGCGCGGCCTCCGCCAGCTCCGGCTTCTTCCAGAGATCGATCGGCTTCACGATCCCCGTCGGCCGGAACGGCATCGCGATCTTGCGGCCGAGTCCCGCGGAGGCGTAGGCGGCGTAGAGCACCTCCTGCACGACGCGCCCCGTCTCGCCGTCGGCGATCGGCGTCTCGAGCCCGCGCACGCACCGCGCGAAGTGCCGCATCTCCTGCGGGAAGCCGTAGTTCCAGTGCTCCTCGAACACGGGATACGACCAGCCCGTGGTGAGCGACGCCTTCTCCACGGCGTAGCCGAAGCCGGCCTCGGAGTATGTCGGCAGCGCGTTGCCCATGAGCAGGTCGGCGTAGCACTGCCCCTTGTCGCCGAAGACCTCGACGGAGTCGTCCATGCCGCCGGGCTTCGTCCACGAGTTCTCCACGACGCCGACCGCGCCGCCCTCGAACTCCATGATGCACAGCGCCTCGTCGTCGCCGGCGGTGCGCGCGCCGTGCACCTGCGTGGAGAGCTGCGCGTACACGCTCTTCACCTTCGGCTTGCCGAGGAACCACCAGCAGAACGCGATCCCGTGGCAGCCGAGGTCCATGAGCGCGCCGCCGCCGGAGCGGTCCACGTCCCAGAACCAGTCGGCGTGCGGACCGTTGTGCTTCTCGCCCTGCTTCACGAGATGCACGCGTCCGAATGCGCCCTCGTCGGCCATGCGCTTCGCCTTCACGTACTTCGGCGCGAAGAACAGCTCCTCGGCGTACAGGAGCAGCACGCCCGCCTTCGCGCACGCGTCGAGCATCGCGTCGGCCTCCTCGAGCGTGACGCAGAGCGGCTTCTCGCACACGACGTGCTTCCCCGCGGCCGCCGCGGCGACGGTGATCTCGGCGTGCAGGTAGTTCGGCGCGGTGATCGACACCAGCTCGACGTTCGGGTCGCGCAGCAGGTCGCGGTAGTCGGCGTAGTGCGCGGCGATGCCGTAGCGGCGCGCGCGAAGTCTTCCGCGTTCCCCGGCGTGGGCGACGCGACGGCGACGACCTCCGCCTCGTCGGGGATCATCTTCACCGAGCCCGCGATGCAGTCGGCCTGGAAGCGCGAGCCGACGATCCCGATACGAACACGGGACATGTGGATGAGTGCTCGTGGTGAGAGTAGGTGCTGCGTGGCTGCGTGGCTGCGTGGCTGCGTGGGCACGTTGGGCCGTTACGCAGCCACGCAGCCACGCAGCTCGTCGTTCATCCCCACGCGGGCTGCCCGGGGGCGAGATCGGTGCATCCCACCCACTTGCCGGGGATCATCGTGAACCGCAGCGCGCGCGTCATGCCGATCTCGGACGAGAAGTAGGCGCGGTTCGCCAGCTCGCGCGCGAGGTGGAACCAGTGCGCGTCGCCGGCGCGCTTCGCCTCGGCGTCGACGTCGCGAAGAATCCGCTCGCGCTCGGCCTGCGGCCGCGACGCGAAGCCGGCGTGCCGGGCGCGGAAGTCGCGCAGCCCGTCGGCCACCTTGCGCTGCGCGGCGGCGTCGTAGCAGTCGGCGAGCAGCAGGTGGATGCCGGCCTTCGCGCCCGCGGCCCTCGCGCCGGGCGACGACGGGGTGTCGGGGAGCAGCGTGTCGGCGATCGACTCCAGCAATGCGTCGTCGTCCGCCGGCGCCGTCTCGCGCGCGCACGCGGCGACCGCGCCGCCCACCAGCGCGAGCTTGACGGCCTCTCGTCGGTTCATCACAGGGAGCGCCTCTTCATCTCGTCCACCGCGTGGTTCGCCGCGCGCGCCGTGAGCGCCATGTAGAGAATGCTCGGACTCTGGTTGCCGGTCGACGTCATGCACGCGCCGTCGGTGACGAAGACGTTGGGTACGGCGTGGAGCTGGTTCCAGGCGTTCAGCATCGACGTCTTCGGATCACGGCCCATGCGGCAGCCGCCCATCTCGTGGATGTCGAGCCCCGGGTTCCACCGCTTGTCGTGCGTCCAGATCTTCGTCGCGCCGGCGGCGGCGAGCATCTCCTGCGACTGCGTGAACCAGTCCTTGATCATGCGCTCGTCGTTGTCGTCGTAGCCCACCGACGTGACGAGCAGCGGGATCCCCCACTGGTCCGTCTTCGACTCGTGCAGGCGCACGTGGTTGTCGAACTTCGGGATCGTCTCGCCCTGGAGGTACATGTAGATCCCCCACGGGCCGGGGTGCGTCTGGGCGTCCTTGTACGCGGCGCCCACCGTCTCCGTCGTCGGTGCGCCGCGCTCGCGGTAGCCGTCGACGAACGTCGTGTAGCCGCCGACGAAGTCGGTGTCCTGCTTGCCGAGGTTGCGGAAGTTCACGAGGATCGCCTCGGTCGGGTTGCGGCCGAAGTAGTACTTGTCCTCGAACATCCCCTCGAGCCGCCCGCCCGCCTCGGCGCGGTAGTTGTGGTGGCAGACGTAGTGGCCCAACACGCCATGGTCGTTCCCGAGCCCGTGCGGGAAGCGCGACGACGTGGAGTTCAGCAGCACCAGGTTCGTGTTCAGCGCCGACGCGTTCATGAAGATCACGCGCGCGCGGAACTCGTGCACGGCGTGCGTCTCGGCGTCGATCACGCGCACGCCCGACGCGCGACCCGTGCGCTCGTCGTACAGCACCGAGTGCACGACGGAGTGCGGCCGCACGGTGAGGTTCCCCGTCTTCGCGGCCCACGGCAGCGTCGACGCGTTGGAGCTGAAGTAGCCGCCGAACGGACAGCCGCGCATACACAGGTTGCGCGCCTGGCACGTGCCGCGCCCCTGCTGCAGGTGGATCGCCTTCGGCTGCGACAGGTGCGCCCAGCGGCCCTGGACGACGTGGCGGTCGGTGTACTTCGCAGCGAGCGCGTCGCGGAAGTGCGCCTGCGCGCAGTCGAGATCGAACGGCGGCAGGAACTCGCCGTCGGGCATCGCGTCGAGATGGTCCGCGTTGCCGCAGACGCCGATGAACTGCTCGACGTGCGAGTACCACGGCGCGACGTCGTCGTAGCCGATGGGCCAGTTCACGCCGTAGCCGAGCGTCTCCGGCGCGACGAACTCGTGGCGGCTCCACCGCTGGCACGCGCGCCCCCAGATGAGCGACTTGCCGCCGACCTGGTAGCCGCGGACCCAGTCGAACGGCCGCTCCTGCACGTACGGATGGTCGGCGTCCTTCACGAAGAAGTGCGCCGTGTCCTCGCCGTAGCCGGCGGCCTTGGAGATGAGCGGGTTCTGCTCCACGAGCTTGCGCGGCGTGGCGCCGCGATGCGGCAGCTCCCACGGCGCGAGGTTCATCGTGGGATAGTCCTTCAGGTGCGTCACGAGGCGGCCACGCTCGAGGACGAGCGTCTTGAGGCCGTGGTCGCACAGCTCCTTCGCCGCCCAGCCGCCGGAGATGCCGGAGCCGACGACGATGGCGTCGTAGGTGGTGTCGGGCATGGCGGCAACGTACGCGCGCGCGCGCGGAGCGGCCAGCAGGGTGCCGCGCCGTGACGAATGGCCATTGACGCCCCGGACCGTGGAACCCATATATGTGGCACTTCCACACAACGAGGTCGTCGCGATGCTCGTCGACGAGTTGAAGAAGGGGACCACGCCGCTGCTCGTGCTCGCGCTGCTCGAGGTCCAGCCGCGCCACGGCTACGAGCTCTCCAAGCTCCTCGATGCGCAGTCGCGCGGCGTCGTCCACATCCACGCGGCGTCGCTCTACCCGCTGCTCTACCGCCTCGAGCGCGACGGCTGGATCGAGGGACGCTGGGTGGAGAAGCCCGGCCAGCGGCGCCGCCGCTACTACCACATTACCGCCGAAGGCAAGCGACAGCTCCGCGCCCAACGCCGCGAGTGGGCCGACTTCGTGCGCGCCGTCGGCCAGCTCGCGGGGGTGGAGTATGCCTGAGCCTCGTCCCGCGTCGGATCGCCCCGACTGGCGTGACGCGATCCGCGCCCACCTCGCCGACGCGCGACTCGCCGCCGCCGACGAGGCGGAGGTCGCCGAGGAGCTGCGCCAACATCTCGACGACCACTACGACGAGGCGCGCCGCCGCGGCGCCACCGACGCCGCCGCGCGCGCGAGCGCGCTCGCGGAGCTCGGCGACGACGAGCAGCTCCCGCGCCGTCTGCGCGCCTCGGTGGCGCATCGCGCCGAGCCCGTGCCGTTAGGCGCCCGCTCCGGCGGCGGCGGCGTGCGCGGCTTCCTCGCCGACGTCCGCATCGGCGTGCGGCTGCTGCGCCGGTCGCCGGGGTTCACCGCGGTGGCCGTCGCGACACTCGCTCTCGGCATCGGCGCGAACACGACGGTGTTCAGCATCGTCGACTCGCTCCTGCTCCGCCCCATGCCCGGGGTCGCGCACCCGGCGGAGCTCGTGCTCATCGGGCGCACGCAGGAGGGACAGGGGTTCGACACGTTCTCGTATCCCGACTTCCGCGACTACCAGGCGAGCGCGCGCACGCTCGCCGGCGTCGCCGCGTACGACCCACTCGCCGTGCACCTCAGCACCGGGGGCGCGAGCGACCGGGCGCGCGCGCGGCGCTCGTCTCGGGCGACTTCTTCCGCGTCCTCGGCATGACGCCCGCGCTCGGCCGCACGTTCCTCCCCGAGGAGGACGGCGCGCCTAACGCGCATCCGGTCGTCGTGCTCGGGCACGGGCTGTGGCAGCGGCGCTTCGGCGGCGATCCGCGCGTCATCGGCCGCACGGTGATCCTGAACGCGCACCCGTTCACCGTCGTCGGCGTCGCCGCGCGCGGCTTCATCGGCGTGCAGCGCGACGACCCGGTCGAGCTGTTCGTGCCGCTCGCGATGACGGGGCAGATCCGCGGCTGGGATCGCATGCTCGGTCAGCGCGACGCGGTGTGGCTCCAGCTGTTCGGGCGCCGCGCGGCAGGCGTGCCGCTTCCCGCGGTGGAGTCGGAGCTGCGGGGCATCGCGCGGCGGCTCGAGACGCAGTACCCGGAGTCGAACCACGGGCGCGGCGCGACGGTGGTTGCTGGCATCGGCTTCGACCCCGGCTCGCGGCAGCAGGCGCGCGCGTTCACCGGCGTGCTGTTCGGCGTGGTGGCGCTCGTGCTGCTCATCGCGTGCGCGAACGTCGCGAACCTGCTGCTCGCCCGCGCGAGCGCCCGCCAGCGCGAGATCTCGCTGCGCGCGTCGCTCGGCGCGAGCCGCGGCCGCCTCGTGCGCCAGCTGCTGGCCGAGGGACTGCTGCTCGCGACGCTCGCCGGCATCGCGGGGCTCGCGCTCGGCGCATGGACGGCGAGCCTCGTCGGGCGGCTGCCGGTGTTCGTCGACAACGAGCTGCACGTGGACGCGATCCCGAGCCCGAGCGTGCTCGCCTTCACGGCGGCGGTCGCGCTCGTGAGCGCGCTGCTGTTCGGGCTCCCGGCGGCGTGGCGCGCGTCGCGCGTGGATCTCGTCGGCTCGCTGAAGGCGGGCGCGCCCGGCAGCGGCGACGCACGCTCGCGGGCGCGGGGCGCGCTGCTGGTCGGTCAGCTCGCGCTCTCGCTCGTGCTGCTCGCCGCCGCGGGGCTCTTCCTCCGTACGCTCGGCCGGCTCCACGCGGTGGACCCGGGCTTCGCGACGGACCGCGTGCTCGTCGCCCGCGTCGACGTCGAGCTGCAGGGCTACGACCAGGCGCGCGGGCGGCGGTTCTACACCGAGCTCGCGCGGCGCGCCGCGGGGCTGCCCGGTGTGCGCGCGGCGAGCCTGGCGTACATGATCCCGTTAGGCGGCGGCGGGTGGGACACGCGGATCTTCCGCGCCGACGTCGTGCCCGCGCCGGAGGTCGAGGGGCTCAAGACGGACATGAACGCCGTCGACCCGGCGTACTTCCGCACGATGGGCATGACGATCACGCGCGGCCGCGGCTTCACCGACGCCGACCGCGACGGCGCACCGGCGGTGGCGGTCGTGAACGACGCGGTGGCGAGCGCGTTGTGGCCCGGCGAGAACCCGATCGGCAAGCAGTTCCGCCGTGGTCGCGACGGCGCGCCGCTCGAGGTGGTCGGCGTGGTGCGCGCGGCGAAGTACCGCTCGCTGCTCGAGCCGCCGCGTCCCTTCCTCTACTTACCGTTCGCGCAGTCGTACCTGTCGCCGATGACGCTGCACCTCGCCACGGCCGGCGACCCGGGCGCGCTCCGCGAACCGGTGCGCCGCCTGGTGCACGATCTCGACCCCGACCTGCCGGTCTACGCGGTGCAGACGCTGGCCGAGCGGCTCGACGAGTCGATCGGCGCGCAGCGCACCGCGGCGACGATGGTGGGCGCGTACGGCGCGCTGGCGCTGCTCGTCGCCGCGGTCGGGCTCTACGGCGCGATGGCGTACTCGGTCTCGCGCCGCACCCGCGAGATCGGGGTCCGCATGGCGCTCGGCGCCCGGCAGTCGTCGGTGCTGCGCGAGGTGCTCGTGGAGGCGGGCCGACTGGCGGCGATCGGCGCGGCGTTAGGCCTCGCGGCGGCGATCCCCGCGACGGGGCTGCTGCGGAGCCAGCTCTTCGGCGTGTCGCCGGGCGATCCGCTCACGCTCGTCGCGGTCGCGCTCGTGCTGGGGCTCGTGTCGCTCGCGGCGGCGTACCTGCCGGCGCGGCGGGCGACGCGCGTGGATCCGGTGGTCGCGCTGCGGGCGGAGTGAGGTGCGCCTCGGACGACTCCACGTACGTGTTTCACTAGGACTGAAGAAGGACTGAAGGAGGACTGAAGAAGGAACCTCTCAAGTGTCCTTCTTCAGTCCTCCTTCAGTCCTTCTTCAGTCCAACGCACACTCGTACGTGGAGTCCTGATGGCCGCGCCTTGCCACGCGACCGCGCGGAATCTATCTCCAAGGGCACTCTCGCCCCGAGATCCCGATGCGCGCCCGCCTAACGATCCTCGCTCTCGCCCTCGCGACGCCCGCCGCCGCGCAGATCCCCGCCGCGAAGCTCGCCGCGTACAAGAAGGCCGTCGCGCAGGACGTCGACGCGCGGCGGAAGTTCACGCAGCAGATGACCGATCAGATCTTCAGCTACGGCGAGCTGGGGTTCCAGGAGGTCGAGACGTCGAAGTATCTCGTGAAGCTGCTGCGCGACTCCGGCTTCACCGTCACCGAGGGTGTCGCCGGGATCCCCACCGCGTGGGTGGCGACGTGGGGGAGCGGCAAGCCGTTCATCTCGTTGGGCGCCGACATCGACGACATCCCGCAGGCGTCGCAGAAGCCCGGCGTCGCCTGCCGCGAGCCGATGGTGCCGGGCGCGCCCGGGCACGGCGAGGGGCACAACGCCGGCCAGGCCGTAAACGTGACCGCGGCCCTCGCCGTGCGCGCGCTCATGCAGCGCGAGCATCTGCCCGGCACGATCCAGATCTGGCCCGGGGTCGCCGAGGAGCTCGGCGGCGCGAAGGCGTACTTCGTGCGCGCGGGCATGTACAAGGACGCCGACGTCGTGCTGTTCGCGCACGTCGCGAACAACATGAGCGTGAGCTACGGCGACTTCCCCGGCACGGGGAACATCTCCGCGGTGTTCTCGTTCCAGGGGCAGAGCGCGCACGCCGGCGCGGCGCCGTGGCGCGGCCGCAGCGCGCTCGACGCCGCGGAGCTCATGGACGTCGGCTGGAACTTCCGCCGGGAGCACCTGCGCCCGTCGCAGCGCTCGCACAACGTCATCAAGGACGGCGGTGACCAGCCGAACGTCGTGCCGGCCACCGCGTCGACGTGGTACTACTTCCGCGAGCTCGACGGCCCGCACGTGCAGGAGCTGTTCGACACCGGGATGGAGATCGCGCAGGGCGCGGCGATGATGACGGGCACCAAGCTCGCGAGCGTGCGCATCCTCGGCTCGGCGTGGCCCGGCCACTTCAACCGGCCGATCGCCGAGGCGATGTACGAGAACATCAAGGCGGTCGGGCTGCCGAAGTGGGACGCCGCCGACCAGGCGCTCGCGAAGGGCGTGCAGCGCGAGATCAAGGTCCCCGAGCAGGGGCTCGACACGGTGCTCACGCCGCAGCAGACGCACGCGCTCACCGACGCCGAGCGTACCGCCGGCTACTCGGACGACATCGGCGACATCTCGTGGAACGTCCCGACCGTCGTGCTCTCCTACCCGTCGAACATCCCGAACCTGCCCGGGCACAACTGGGCGAACGCGATCGCGATGGCGACGCCGATCGCGCACAAGGGCGCGACCGCGGGCGCGAAGGTGCAGGCGATGACGATGCTCGACGTGTTGGGCAGGCCGCAGCTCGTGCGCGACGCGTGGAGCTACTTCCGCGACGTGCAGACGAAGACGATCAAGTACGCGCCGTTCGTGCGGCCGACCGACGAGCCGGCCGTGGAGCTCAATCGCGACATCATGGGCCGGTACCGCGACGCGATGCGCCCGTTCTACTACGATCCGTCGAAGTACGAGACCTATCTGCAGCAGTTGGGCGTGTCCTACCCGACCGTCAGGCGCGCCGACGGATCGTGCGGGGCGCCGACGACGGTGCCGTGAGCGACGCAGCTACGCGGCCGTCTCCGCCAGCGCCGCCGACGCCACGCGTGCCGCCTCGGCCAGCACGGCGGCGCCGATGAACAGGCTCTCCTCGGCGGCGTAGAAGCGCGGCGAGTGCGCGGCGATGCGCTCCCCGCCCGGCTCCCGCGCGCCGACGCGCATGAAGCAGCCGGGCATCTTCTCGAGGTAGAACGCGAAGTCCTCGCCGCCCATGTTCGTGGTGCCGAACGGCACGAGCGCCGCGCCGCCGAGCACGCGCTCGGCCGCCTCGCGCGCCCACATCGTGGCGCGCGGCTCGTTCACCACCGGTGGCGTGCCGTCCTTGAACGTCACCGTCGCGGTGCAGCCATATGCCGCGGCGACGCTCTCGGTGAGGCGCCGCAGCTCCTCGGTGAGCAGCGCGCGCGCAGCCGGCAGCGTGGCGCGCACCGTGCCGGCGAGCGTCGCACGCTCGGGGATGACGTTAGGCGCCGAGCCGGCGTGCACCGCGCCGACCGTGACGACGCCGGGGAGCGCCGGGTCGAGGCGGCGGGCGACGAGCGTCTGGATCGCGGTCACGATCGCCGCGAGCGCGACGACCGGGTCCGCCGACTCGTGCGGCCGCGCGCCGTGCGCGCCCGCGCCCACGAGCTCGATGTCGAACGAGTCCGTCGACGCGTTCACCGGCCCGACGTCGGCGACGACCTGTCCCACCTCGAAGCGCCGATCCACGTGCGCACCGAAGATCGCGCGCGCCTCGTCCAGCGCTCCGCTCGCGACGACGCGCTCGGCCCCCTGCCCCATCTCCTCCGCCGGCTGCAGCACGACGAGCACGTCGCCGTGCGCCGGTGTCGCGCGGAGCAGCGCCGCGGCGCCGACCGCCCACGTCGCGTGCACGTCGTGCCCGCAGGCGTGCATCACGCCGTCGACGCTGGACGCGAACGCGAGCCCCGTCGCCTCGCTGATCGGCAGCGCGTCGATGTCGCCGCGCACCGCGACGACCGGCGCGCCGCGCACGCGTCCCGGCACGCGCGCGACGACCGCTGTGTCGAGCACCCGCCGCGCACCGCCCACGCCGAGCATCTGCAGCGCCGCCTCGAGCGCGCCGGCCGTGCGCGTCTCGCGCCACGACAGCTCGGGGTGCCGGTGCAGGTCACGGCGGAGCGCCACGAGGTCGGCGGCGAGCGCCGGCGCGAACAGCGGCGCCACGGCGTCGGGAACGATCGGCAGGCCGGTCGACGGAATGGTCATCAGACGCCTAACGTGAGCGTGCGTACCGTGAGCGCGTCGACGCGATCCATGTTCACCGTGACGCCGATTCCCGGCCGGTCGAGCGGGACGCGGACACGGCCGTCGGCGTCCATGGTCCACTCGGGGTCGACGACGTCGCGGGCCCAGTAGCGCGCGCTCGGGCTGAGGTCTCCGGGCTTCGTGAAGTTCGGCAGCGACGCGAGCGCCACGTTGTAGGCGCGGCCGACGCCGCTCTCCAGCATGCCGCCGCACCACACCGGCACGCCGCTCCGCGCGCACACGTCGTGGATCGCGATGGACTGCGTGAAGCCGCCGACGCGCCCGGGCTTGATGTTGATGATGCGGCCCGCGTCGAGCGCGAGCATGTCCTCCGCGCGGTCCACGCTCGTGATCGTCTCGTCGAGGCACACCGGCGTCGCAAGCTGCTTCTGCAGCGCGGCGTGGCGCAGCAGGTCATCGTGCGCGAGCGGCTGCTCGATCATCATGAGGCCGAACGCGTCGAGCTGCTGCAGCACGTCGGCCTGGGCGAGCGTGTACGCGTTGTTCGCGTCGGCCATGAGCGGCGCGTCGGGAAGCGCCTCGCGCACCGCGCGCACGTACGCGACGTCGCGCCCCGGCTCGATCTTCAGCTTCACCTTGCGGTAGCCCTCGGCCACCGCGGCCGCGGCGCGCTGGACGAGCGCCTCGGGGCTCGCCTGGATGCCGAGCGAGATGCCGGTCTCGATCCAGTCGCGGGTGCCGCCGAGCAGGCGCGCGAGCGGCACGCCCTCCTTCTCCGCGGCGAGCGCCCAGCAGCCCATCTCGAGCGCCGCCTTCGCCATCTGGTGGCCGCGGATGTCGCGGTCGAGCACGGGCCAGATGTCGCGCGGGTGCGCGAACGCGGCCCCGAGCACGCGCGGCGCGATCCACTCGGTGATCGCGAGCCAGCAGGTGTCGATCGTCTCCGGCGAGTAGTTCGGCAGCGCGTCGGCGACGCACTCGCTCCAGGTGCGCGCGCCGTCGGCCTCCTCGAGCTCGAGCAGCAGGATGCGCCGGTCGGCCATCACCCCGGACGAGATGCGGAACGGCTCGCGGAGCGGGAGGTGGATCTCGCGCAGCGTGAGGCGCGCGACGCGAATCTCGGGAACGTTAGGCATGGGCGGCTCGGGAGGCAC carries:
- a CDS encoding PadR family transcriptional regulator: MALPHNEVVAMLVDELKKGTTPLLVLALLEVQPRHGYELSKLLDAQSRGVVHIHAASLYPLLYRLERDGWIEGRWVEKPGQRRRRYYHITAEGKRQLRAQRREWADFVRAVGQLAGVEYA
- a CDS encoding permease prefix domain 1-containing protein; amino-acid sequence: MPEPRPASDRPDWRDAIRAHLADARLAAADEAEVAEELRQHLDDHYDEARRRGATDAAARASALAELGDDEQLPRRLRASVAHRAEPVPLGARSGGGGVRGFLADVRIGVRLLRRSPGFTAVAVATLALGIGANTTVFSIVDSLLLRPMPGVAHPAELVLIGRTQEGQGFDTFSYPDFRDYQASARTLAGVAAYDPLAVHLSTGGASDRARARRSSRATSSASSA
- a CDS encoding amidohydrolase produces the protein MRARLTILALALATPAAAQIPAAKLAAYKKAVAQDVDARRKFTQQMTDQIFSYGELGFQEVETSKYLVKLLRDSGFTVTEGVAGIPTAWVATWGSGKPFISLGADIDDIPQASQKPGVACREPMVPGAPGHGEGHNAGQAVNVTAALAVRALMQREHLPGTIQIWPGVAEELGGAKAYFVRAGMYKDADVVLFAHVANNMSVSYGDFPGTGNISAVFSFQGQSAHAGAAPWRGRSALDAAELMDVGWNFRREHLRPSQRSHNVIKDGGDQPNVVPATASTWYYFRELDGPHVQELFDTGMEIAQGAAMMTGTKLASVRILGSAWPGHFNRPIAEAMYENIKAVGLPKWDAADQALAKGVQREIKVPEQGLDTVLTPQQTHALTDAERTAGYSDDIGDISWNVPTVVLSYPSNIPNLPGHNWANAIAMATPIAHKGATAGAKVQAMTMLDVLGRPQLVRDAWSYFRDVQTKTIKYAPFVRPTDEPAVELNRDIMGRYRDAMRPFYYDPSKYETYLQQLGVSYPTVRRADGSCGAPTTVP
- a CDS encoding M20 metallopeptidase family protein, with product MTIPSTGLPIVPDAVAPLFAPALAADLVALRRDLHRHPELSWRETRTAGALEAALQMLGVGGARRVLDTAVVARVPGRVRGAPVVAVRGDIDALPISEATGLAFASSVDGVMHACGHDVHATWAVGAAALLRATPAHGDVLVVLQPAEEMGQGAERVVASGALDEARAIFGAHVDRRFEVGQVVADVGPVNASTDSFDIELVGAGAHGARPHESADPVVALAAIVTAIQTLVARRLDPALPGVVTVGAVHAGSAPNVIPERATLAGTVRATLPAARALLTEELRRLTESVAAAYGCTATVTFKDGTPPVVNEPRATMWAREAAERVLGGAALVPFGTTNMGGEDFAFYLEKMPGCFMRVGAREPGGERIAAHSPRFYAAEESLFIGAAVLAEAARVASAALAETAA
- the menC gene encoding o-succinylbenzoate synthase, whose product is MPNVPEIRVARLTLREIHLPLREPFRISSGVMADRRILLLELEEADGARTWSECVADALPNYSPETIDTCWLAITEWIAPRVLGAAFAHPRDIWPVLDRDIRGHQMAKAALEMGCWALAAEKEGVPLARLLGGTRDWIETGISLGIQASPEALVQRAAAAVAEGYRKVKLKIEPGRDVAYVRAVREALPDAPLMADANNAYTLAQADVLQQLDAFGLMMIEQPLAHDDLLRHAALQKQLATPVCLDETITSVDRAEDMLALDAGRIINIKPGRVGGFTQSIAIHDVCARSGVPVWCGGMLESGVGRAYNVALASLPNFTKPGDLSPSARYWARDVVDPEWTMDADGRVRVPLDRPGIGVTVNMDRVDALTVRTLTLGV